One window of Cellulomonas shaoxiangyii genomic DNA carries:
- the polA gene encoding DNA polymerase I, which produces MAYRAFFALPVDKFATSTGQPTNAVFGFTSMLANLLRDEEPTHVAVAFDAGRTTFRTERYEAYKGNRDATPEPFRGQVDIIKRLLATMHVQVLDKPGFEADDILATLAGQATAAGMHVAICSGDRDAFQLVGPSVTVLYPVKGVSELARMTPEAVEAKYGVPPERYPDIAALVGETSDNLPGVPGVGPKTAAKWVTQYDGLEGVVAHADAIGGKAGESLRAHLAQVQLNRELNRLLVDLELPVGPEDLAVRPWDRQELHAVLDELEFRTLRDRLFAMLPDEAREERVATAAALDLVEVGAGELSAWLAERGDALLGLDVRGTGSPGRGDAWGVAVADAQGQGVAYDLAEIGPADEQALAAWLADPARPKALHAAKEAWHALDGRGLPLAGVAFDTELAAYLCQPDRRAYDLPDLAIGYLHRELTADDASSAGQGALDLEVDGADEGRRAAVRAAAVRDLVDVLAEEVADRGATGLLSDLELPLQAVLARMERTGIAVDHAYLTSLERDFDSQVQAAAADAYAVIGREVNLGSPKQLQEVLFDQLGMPRTKKIKTGYTTDAAALTDLFARTQHPFLEHLLAHRDAIRLRQTVEGLLRSVGADDRIRTTFQQTIAATGRLSSADPNLQNIPIRTEAGRQIRRAFVVGPGYETLLTADYSQIEMRIMAHLSGDEGLIDAFRSGEDLHSYVGSRVFDVPTDEVTAAMRSKIKAMSYGLAYGLSSYGLSQQLSIEVSEASALMADYFSRFGGVRDYLGGVVDQARATGYTATILGRRRYLPDLTSDNRQRRDMAERMALNAPIQGSAADLIKVAMLGVDGELRRRGLTSRMLLQVHDELVLEVAAGERDEVEALVREQMGRAGDAVPDGPLDVPLDVSVGVGTSWHEAGH; this is translated from the coding sequence ATGGCGTACCGGGCGTTCTTCGCGCTGCCGGTCGACAAGTTCGCGACGTCGACCGGCCAGCCGACCAACGCCGTCTTCGGGTTCACCTCGATGCTGGCGAACCTGCTGCGCGACGAGGAGCCGACGCACGTCGCGGTGGCGTTCGACGCCGGCCGCACCACGTTCCGCACGGAGCGCTACGAGGCGTACAAGGGCAACCGTGACGCGACGCCGGAGCCGTTCCGCGGCCAGGTCGACATCATCAAGCGGCTCCTCGCGACCATGCACGTCCAGGTGCTCGACAAGCCCGGGTTCGAGGCGGACGACATCCTCGCCACGCTGGCGGGCCAGGCGACCGCGGCCGGCATGCACGTCGCGATCTGCTCCGGTGACCGCGACGCCTTCCAGCTGGTCGGGCCGTCGGTCACGGTCCTGTACCCCGTGAAGGGCGTCTCGGAGCTGGCCCGGATGACACCCGAGGCGGTGGAGGCCAAGTACGGCGTCCCGCCCGAGCGGTACCCCGACATCGCGGCGCTCGTCGGGGAGACGAGCGACAACCTGCCCGGCGTCCCGGGCGTCGGGCCGAAGACGGCGGCCAAGTGGGTGACGCAGTACGACGGCCTCGAGGGTGTCGTGGCGCACGCGGACGCCATCGGCGGCAAGGCGGGCGAGTCCCTGCGCGCGCACCTCGCCCAGGTGCAGCTCAACCGCGAGCTCAACCGCCTCCTCGTCGACCTCGAGCTGCCCGTGGGCCCCGAGGACCTCGCCGTGCGGCCGTGGGACCGCCAGGAGCTGCACGCCGTCCTCGACGAGCTCGAGTTCCGGACCCTGCGCGACCGGCTGTTCGCGATGCTGCCCGACGAGGCGCGCGAGGAGCGCGTCGCCACCGCGGCCGCGCTCGACCTCGTCGAGGTGGGTGCCGGCGAGCTGTCGGCGTGGCTGGCGGAGCGCGGCGACGCGCTGCTCGGCCTGGACGTGCGCGGGACCGGGAGCCCGGGACGCGGCGACGCCTGGGGCGTCGCGGTCGCCGACGCGCAGGGGCAGGGGGTCGCGTACGACCTGGCCGAGATCGGCCCCGCGGACGAGCAGGCGCTGGCGGCGTGGCTCGCCGACCCCGCGCGGCCCAAGGCGCTGCACGCGGCCAAGGAGGCGTGGCACGCCCTCGACGGGCGCGGCCTCCCCCTCGCGGGCGTGGCGTTCGACACCGAGCTCGCCGCGTACCTGTGCCAGCCCGACCGGCGCGCGTACGACCTGCCCGACCTCGCGATCGGCTACCTGCACCGGGAGCTGACCGCCGACGACGCCTCGTCCGCGGGCCAGGGCGCGCTCGACCTCGAGGTCGACGGTGCCGACGAGGGCCGCCGGGCCGCGGTCCGTGCCGCAGCGGTGCGCGACCTCGTCGACGTGCTGGCCGAGGAGGTCGCGGACCGGGGAGCCACGGGCCTGCTCAGCGACCTCGAGCTGCCCCTGCAGGCCGTCCTGGCCCGCATGGAGCGCACCGGGATCGCCGTGGACCACGCGTACCTCACCTCGCTCGAGCGCGACTTCGACTCCCAGGTGCAGGCCGCCGCGGCCGACGCGTACGCCGTGATCGGGCGTGAGGTGAACCTCGGGTCGCCGAAGCAGCTGCAGGAGGTCCTGTTCGACCAGCTGGGCATGCCGAGGACGAAGAAGATCAAGACGGGGTACACCACCGACGCGGCCGCGCTCACGGACCTGTTCGCGCGCACCCAGCACCCGTTCCTCGAGCACCTGCTGGCGCACCGGGACGCCATCCGCCTGCGGCAGACGGTCGAGGGTCTGCTGCGCTCGGTCGGCGCCGACGACCGGATCCGGACGACGTTCCAGCAGACGATCGCGGCGACCGGGCGGCTGTCGTCCGCCGACCCCAACCTGCAGAACATCCCGATCCGGACGGAGGCCGGCCGCCAGATCCGCCGCGCCTTCGTGGTGGGCCCCGGCTACGAGACCCTGCTCACCGCGGACTACTCCCAGATCGAGATGCGGATCATGGCGCACCTGTCCGGGGACGAGGGCCTGATCGACGCCTTCCGCTCGGGGGAGGACCTGCACAGCTACGTGGGCTCGCGGGTGTTCGACGTGCCCACCGACGAGGTCACGGCGGCGATGCGGTCGAAGATCAAGGCGATGAGCTACGGCCTCGCGTACGGCCTGTCGTCGTACGGCCTCTCGCAGCAGCTGTCGATCGAGGTCTCCGAGGCGTCGGCCCTCATGGCGGACTACTTCTCCCGGTTCGGGGGCGTCCGCGACTACCTCGGCGGGGTCGTGGACCAGGCGCGCGCGACCGGGTACACGGCGACGATCCTCGGTCGCCGGCGGTACCTGCCGGACCTCACCAGCGACAACCGCCAGCGCCGCGACATGGCCGAGCGCATGGCCCTCAACGCACCCATCCAGGGCAGCGCGGCCGACCTCATCAAGGTCGCCATGCTCGGCGTGGACGGCGAGCTGCGCCGGCGCGGGCTCACGTCCCGGATGCTCCTGCAGGTGCACGACGAGCTCGTCCTCGAGGTCGCCGCGGGGGAGCGCGACGAGGTCGAGGCGCTCGTGCGCGAGCAGATGGGCCGCGCCGGCGACGCCGTGCCCGACGGCCCCCTCGACGTCCCGCTCGACGTGTCGGTGGGCGTCGGGACCAGCTGGCACGAGGCGGGGCACTGA
- a CDS encoding DUF485 domain-containing protein: MSEIHQETDYQRVQRSPEFQDLRRRFRRFVFPMTALFLVWYFAYVLLANYAHDFMSQRVAGNVTVGLLFGLGQFVSTFAITMIYARWANNRQDAVAAQLRDEIELGTVGGTAAVRGAEGSRA, translated from the coding sequence GTGTCCGAGATCCACCAGGAGACCGACTACCAGCGCGTACAGCGCTCGCCCGAGTTCCAGGACCTACGTCGAAGGTTTCGCCGGTTCGTCTTCCCGATGACCGCGCTGTTCCTCGTCTGGTACTTCGCCTACGTGCTGCTGGCCAACTACGCGCACGACTTCATGAGCCAGCGCGTGGCGGGCAACGTGACCGTCGGCCTGCTGTTCGGGCTCGGCCAGTTCGTCTCCACGTTCGCCATCACGATGATCTACGCCCGGTGGGCGAACAACCGGCAGGACGCGGTCGCGGCCCAGCTGCGTGACGAGATCGAGCTGGGCACCGTCGGCGGCACCGCCGCCGTGCGCGGCGCCGAGGGGAGCCGGGCATGA